One segment of Nostoc piscinale CENA21 DNA contains the following:
- a CDS encoding DUF1823 family protein codes for MSNLPPLNPDTIWGILKDQIDDTTVNQLVWYYLGYRYNSTTDKWENNEVLPEWRDEYPEPPNFLASRPATMKLTRSIPTEYKQSLKEKLGFKGYKIGEFTPRETRRATAANWLLSYWRQQNPEL; via the coding sequence ATGTCTAATTTACCACCTTTGAATCCTGATACAATTTGGGGAATCCTCAAGGATCAAATTGATGATACAACAGTCAATCAATTAGTTTGGTACTACTTGGGATATCGCTATAATTCCACAACTGATAAATGGGAAAACAACGAAGTTTTACCAGAATGGCGAGATGAATACCCAGAACCACCAAACTTTCTTGCAAGTCGTCCCGCAACTATGAAATTAACACGCTCTATCCCCACAGAATATAAGCAAAGCCTTAAAGAAAAGCTGGGTTTTAAAGGCTACAAAATTGGGGAATTTACACCCAGAGAAACACGCAGAGCTACAGCCGCCAATTGGTTATTAAGTTATTGGCGACAACAAAATCCTGAATTATAG
- a CDS encoding acylphosphatase — protein sequence MQDSTQVPKIIRAHVLISGRVQGVGYRYATVDTASQLGLTGWVRNLPDSRVEAVFEGTREVVEEMIRWCYSGPPAAVVQGVVTEYEQPEGLRGFEVK from the coding sequence ATGCAAGATTCCACACAAGTACCAAAAATCATTCGCGCCCATGTCTTAATTTCTGGCCGAGTTCAAGGAGTGGGCTATCGTTATGCAACAGTTGATACCGCCAGTCAGTTGGGTTTAACTGGTTGGGTACGAAATCTTCCTGATAGTAGGGTAGAAGCGGTATTTGAAGGGACGCGGGAGGTTGTTGAGGAAATGATTCGCTGGTGTTATTCTGGGCCACCTGCGGCTGTGGTGCAAGGGGTGGTAACTGAGTATGAACAACCAGAAGGCTTGCGGGGGTTTGAGGTTAAGTAG
- a CDS encoding Uma2 family endonuclease yields MTQIKSQLTLQEFFALPEGDITYELVNGEAKPKLVPKRFHSRLTSALIQLLTPWAKNHGEVGIEWAVTLKRKGRDWVPVPDLLYVSYSRLDTDFVEDEPCPIPPDLAIEIISPDQTFGEMSAKATDYLEAGVLRVWVVDAKAKTITVFYPDAHPQTKTGEDSIEDSLLEGLQITPAQIFHQAGIP; encoded by the coding sequence ATGACTCAAATCAAATCTCAACTGACACTGCAAGAATTTTTCGCCCTACCAGAAGGCGATATTACCTACGAATTAGTGAATGGAGAGGCAAAACCTAAATTAGTACCAAAAAGATTTCACTCACGTTTAACTTCAGCTTTAATTCAACTTTTAACGCCGTGGGCAAAAAATCATGGTGAAGTTGGTATTGAATGGGCAGTGACGCTAAAACGCAAAGGTCGAGACTGGGTTCCTGTACCAGATTTACTTTATGTTTCTTACTCTCGTCTAGATACTGATTTTGTTGAAGATGAACCCTGTCCCATTCCCCCAGATTTAGCAATTGAAATTATCTCGCCTGATCAAACTTTTGGTGAAATGAGTGCTAAAGCGACCGACTATCTAGAAGCAGGTGTTTTGAGAGTTTGGGTTGTGGATGCCAAAGCTAAAACAATTACTGTGTTTTATCCTGATGCACACCCACAAACAAAAACTGGTGAAGATAGTATAGAAGATTCTTTATTAGAAGGACTGCAAATTACACCCGCACAAATTTTTCACCAAGCAGGAATACCATAA
- a CDS encoding iron uptake porin produces the protein MSHLLWKTLVLSPVCLGVAIVCSSKVVAAEIETNSPTPQQQLISQATTEASPVLEQVNQYSQEGKNQTSLSQVTSVSQFSDVQPTDWAFQALQSLVERYGCIAGYPNGTYRGNRALTRYEFAAGLNACLDRVNELIATATADLVTKEDLATLQRLQEEFSAELATLRGRVDALEARTAELEANQFSTTTKLVGEAVFAVTDSFGDNDNNNTVFQDRVRLDFQTSFTGKDILHTRIATGNASVLPLANDTFEGTQTFNIFLGSGNSAFIDWLAYYFPVGNSQVYVAATGGIHSDYVPTVNPYFEDFDGGNGALSTFAGESPIYRIGGGAGAALNLAFGGGGTFKPSLTLGYLASEGNNPNSGSGLFAGNYAALAQLNLNVGDRLTLAATYVNGYHGAGSALFDFGSVTTGVVGTRQANFVDSGNAYVSNSYGFEAAFKPSDKLSISGFALYSQVRGFGANDDDEVWSYGLGVALPDFGKKGNVLGIFGGAQPYLGSNTNSNPFHIEGFYKYRVSDNISITPGVIWLTNPGQTANADDAIIGTLRTTFTF, from the coding sequence ATGTCTCATTTATTGTGGAAAACACTGGTGTTATCTCCAGTCTGTTTAGGTGTAGCTATTGTATGTTCATCCAAAGTAGTAGCGGCTGAAATTGAAACCAACTCGCCCACACCTCAACAGCAGTTGATTTCTCAAGCCACAACTGAAGCCAGTCCAGTTTTAGAACAAGTCAACCAATACAGCCAAGAAGGTAAAAACCAAACTTCCTTATCTCAAGTCACATCTGTTTCGCAATTTTCCGATGTACAGCCCACAGATTGGGCATTCCAAGCATTGCAATCTTTAGTTGAACGCTACGGATGTATTGCAGGTTATCCTAACGGTACTTATCGCGGTAATCGTGCTTTGACACGTTATGAATTTGCCGCAGGTTTAAACGCTTGTTTAGACAGAGTTAATGAACTAATTGCTACAGCAACCGCCGACTTAGTAACCAAAGAAGACTTAGCCACACTCCAGCGTTTGCAAGAAGAATTTTCCGCAGAACTGGCAACCTTACGCGGTAGAGTAGACGCACTAGAAGCACGCACCGCAGAGTTAGAAGCCAATCAATTTTCCACTACTACAAAACTCGTTGGTGAAGCTGTTTTTGCTGTCACTGATAGCTTTGGCGACAACGACAACAACAACACTGTTTTTCAAGACAGGGTGCGTCTTGACTTCCAAACCAGTTTCACAGGTAAAGATATCCTGCATACTCGGATTGCAACTGGTAACGCCAGTGTTTTACCTTTAGCAAACGACACTTTTGAGGGAACGCAAACATTTAACATTTTCCTTGGTAGTGGCAATAGTGCGTTTATCGATTGGTTAGCATATTACTTCCCTGTCGGTAACTCGCAAGTTTATGTTGCAGCTACTGGCGGTATTCATAGCGATTATGTTCCTACCGTCAACCCCTACTTTGAAGATTTTGACGGTGGTAATGGTGCGTTATCTACCTTTGCTGGCGAAAGTCCAATTTATCGTATCGGCGGCGGTGCTGGTGCGGCGCTAAACTTAGCCTTTGGTGGCGGCGGTACTTTTAAACCTTCATTAACTTTAGGTTACTTGGCTTCTGAAGGAAATAACCCCAATTCTGGTTCCGGTTTATTTGCTGGGAACTATGCAGCCTTAGCCCAATTAAACTTGAATGTTGGCGATCGCCTCACCTTAGCTGCCACCTACGTTAACGGCTATCATGGTGCAGGTAGCGCCTTATTCGATTTTGGCTCAGTAACCACTGGTGTTGTTGGTACTCGACAAGCTAACTTTGTCGATAGTGGTAATGCCTACGTCAGTAACTCCTATGGTTTTGAAGCAGCTTTCAAACCCAGTGATAAACTATCCATTAGTGGTTTTGCCCTCTATAGCCAAGTTAGAGGCTTTGGCGCTAATGATGATGATGAAGTTTGGAGTTATGGACTAGGTGTAGCTTTGCCTGATTTCGGTAAAAAAGGCAACGTTTTAGGTATTTTTGGCGGCGCTCAACCCTATCTTGGTAGTAACACTAACAGCAATCCTTTCCACATCGAAGGCTTTTATAAATACCGCGTCAGCGACAACATTTCTATTACCCCTGGTGTAATTTGGTTAACCAATCCTGGTCAAACTGCTAATGCTGATGATGCAATCATCGGTACTTTGAGAACCACCTTTACTTTCTAG
- a CDS encoding ABC transporter ATP-binding protein, with the protein MAQVILENVYKSFPPRKGESSATPERAENINVLRRINLTIADGEFMVLVGPSGCGKSTLLRLIAGLETLTGGNILVGDRLVNDLPPKERDIAMVFQNYALYPHMTVYDNIAFGLRRRELGSGVNERSQLPNWAENLLFGGTRKLPKGLRYVSAKERLIETQVRSVAQLLQIEMLLNRLPKQLSGGQRQRVALGRAIARNPQVFLMDEPLSNLDAKLRAETRAQIVKLQRQLGTTTIYVTHDQTEAMTMGDRIAIMNQGQIQQLASPLELYNRPANRFVAEFIGSPPMNFIPVEFSAPLLITHPLFRLTLPESWGSALQKYDKQTLILGIRPEHLSLSLPATKNLPVKVDLVENLGNDAFLSVRLTEPESPINANAPYLQVRVPTDRQLKVGEQLWLSINPEKIHFFDPETELAIFPTNDF; encoded by the coding sequence GGGCGAAAGCAGTGCAACCCCAGAACGTGCGGAGAATATTAATGTTTTGCGGCGAATTAACCTGACAATAGCCGATGGTGAATTTATGGTGCTGGTGGGGCCTTCTGGCTGTGGTAAAAGCACTCTGCTGCGGTTAATTGCTGGCTTAGAAACTCTGACTGGTGGCAATATTTTAGTAGGCGATCGCTTGGTGAATGATTTACCACCCAAAGAACGAGACATTGCAATGGTGTTTCAAAATTATGCTCTCTATCCCCACATGACGGTGTATGACAACATTGCTTTTGGGTTACGCCGCAGAGAATTGGGGAGTGGGGTAAATGAACGCTCCCAACTTCCTAACTGGGCGGAAAATCTTTTGTTTGGAGGAACAAGGAAATTACCGAAAGGATTGCGTTATGTCTCCGCAAAAGAAAGATTAATTGAGACGCAGGTGCGGTCTGTGGCGCAATTATTACAAATTGAAATGCTGCTGAATCGCTTACCCAAACAACTGTCAGGGGGACAAAGACAACGGGTAGCATTAGGAAGAGCGATCGCGCGTAATCCCCAAGTATTTTTAATGGATGAACCATTATCTAATTTAGATGCCAAATTAAGGGCAGAAACTCGCGCTCAAATTGTGAAATTGCAGCGACAATTAGGCACAACCACAATTTACGTTACCCACGACCAAACAGAAGCAATGACAATGGGCGATCGCATCGCCATCATGAATCAAGGTCAAATTCAACAACTGGCTTCCCCATTAGAACTATATAATCGTCCTGCTAACCGTTTTGTCGCCGAATTTATTGGTTCACCACCAATGAATTTCATCCCTGTAGAATTTTCTGCACCATTATTAATTACCCATCCGCTATTTCGGCTTACACTTCCCGAAAGTTGGGGATCAGCCCTGCAAAAATATGACAAACAAACATTAATTTTAGGCATTCGTCCCGAACACTTAAGCTTGAGTTTACCTGCTACTAAAAATCTACCAGTCAAAGTAGACTTGGTAGAAAACTTGGGCAATGATGCTTTTTTGAGTGTCAGACTAACCGAACCAGAATCTCCAATAAACGCTAATGCGCCTTACTTACAAGTCCGAGTTCCTACAGACCGACAGCTAAAAGTTGGCGAACAATTATGGTTATCAATAAATCCCGAAAAAATTCACTTTTTCGACCCAGAAACAGAATTAGCCATATTCCCTACAAATGATTTTTAA